Proteins from a single region of Pseudopedobacter saltans DSM 12145:
- a CDS encoding RteC domain-containing protein, which produces MDNFYNGIISKLETAIDTMEIEADCSIQRTEAVIHLILGCLSELKAYVLKRGFKNTDEEIRFFKYQKPAIVAKLIYYNAIYKIETKKPYGTKPIRKYLNKELKKLKRFFDNNLDFYKYYRSNNSFLDEKMFLRGNHDIKLWLDTYYFQSDHNFSTSHDYKVAKIIANDLIQVYIEDQLYHRFQKNKSKAQKRLKWTGSKVALIELIYALHYQNVFDNGNNDIREVAQYFESVFGINLGNFYQTYLELRNRKMNRTKFLDTLRDILIKKMDEQDEK; this is translated from the coding sequence ATGGACAATTTTTACAATGGAATAATATCTAAACTCGAAACGGCAATCGACACAATGGAGATTGAAGCGGACTGTTCTATTCAGCGGACAGAAGCGGTGATCCATCTTATCCTCGGATGCCTGTCCGAACTGAAAGCATACGTTCTGAAAAGAGGTTTTAAAAACACCGATGAAGAAATCCGTTTTTTCAAATATCAGAAACCTGCCATTGTTGCCAAGCTCATTTACTACAATGCCATCTACAAAATCGAAACAAAAAAGCCTTATGGAACAAAGCCCATAAGGAAATACCTTAACAAAGAACTGAAAAAGCTAAAAAGGTTCTTTGACAACAACCTCGATTTTTACAAGTACTACCGTAGCAATAACTCGTTCCTCGACGAGAAAATGTTTTTAAGGGGTAACCACGATATAAAGCTATGGTTGGACACTTATTATTTCCAGTCAGACCACAATTTTTCTACATCACATGATTACAAGGTTGCCAAGATAATAGCCAACGATTTGATACAGGTCTACATCGAAGACCAGTTATACCACAGGTTCCAAAAGAACAAATCAAAAGCCCAAAAGAGGCTGAAATGGACAGGTAGCAAAGTAGCCTTGATAGAACTGATTTATGCCCTGCATTATCAAAATGTGTTTGACAACGGGAACAACGACATAAGAGAAGTAGCCCAATATTTTGAAAGTGTATTCGGCATCAATTTGGGCAATTTCTATCAGACTTATTTGGAACTTAGAAACCGGAAGATGAACCGTACAAAATTCCTTGATACGCTTCGGGATATACTCATCAAGAAAATGGACGAGCAGGACGAAAAATAG
- a CDS encoding GNAT family N-acetyltransferase encodes MINIRKADIDDVITISKLGRITFSDTFESFFNDKNDLLDYLEDIFSEKRIHDSILKAESIYWIAFYDSIPVGYAKVKLDFTSQLIIPPKTCYLDKIYVVKKFISKGIGKELHKILMQEIIALKYQRIWLSVLKENQKAINFYHKKGYQKISQYSQNIGSQKFDFFVMALNLDEKAT; translated from the coding sequence ATGATAAATATTAGAAAAGCCGACATAGATGACGTGATAACTATTTCAAAATTGGGACGTATAACATTTTCAGATACGTTTGAGTCTTTTTTCAACGACAAGAACGACCTGTTGGATTACTTGGAAGACATTTTTTCGGAAAAAAGGATTCACGACAGTATACTAAAAGCGGAATCCATTTATTGGATTGCTTTCTACGATAGCATTCCTGTTGGTTATGCGAAAGTTAAACTGGACTTCACAAGCCAATTGATAATCCCACCAAAAACGTGCTATCTTGATAAGATTTATGTCGTAAAAAAATTTATAAGCAAAGGAATCGGTAAGGAACTGCATAAAATTTTAATGCAAGAAATAATTGCTTTGAAATATCAGCGTATTTGGCTCTCTGTATTAAAAGAGAATCAAAAGGCAATAAATTTTTATCACAAAAAGGGCTATCAGAAAATAAGTCAGTATTCACAAAACATTGGTTCTCAGAAATTCGACTTTTTTGTAATGGCACTGAATTTAGACGAAAAAGCTACATGA
- a CDS encoding type IA DNA topoisomerase — protein MKAIIAEKPSVAREIATLLGATEKRDGYLTGNGYEVTWALGHLVGLAMPEDYGVSGFQREALPILPNPFLLTVRKIKKDKSYVPDNGALKQLNIIEQVIGRCDSIIVATDAGREGELIFRYIYEYLKCRKPFERLWISSLTEKAIKQGFDNLKAGSDFDGLYRAGQGRSKADWLVGINASQALSISAGRGVYSLGRVQTPTLALICKRYLENKDFAVKKYFQIQLEHRKEFTDFKSLSKTKWDDRKLADDTLKSIQRNGTATVTAMETKTVTEQPPLLFDLTGLQKEANKRASYTAEETLNIAQSLYEKKFITYPRTGSKYIPEDMWSEIPALVRNLEARASCKKAVGKVKWGRFNKRIVNDVKVTDHHGLLITEKIPSELTAHENVIYDMIAYRLLEALSSACTKEITDIGLQAFHYDFTLKGCKIIEAGWRGIKGKFTDEDSDPVQELPELKVGDELKIKVASVLEKITKPPVLYTEAGLLSAMENAGKEIDNEDERKALKDIGIGTPATRASIIETLFKRDYIRREKKSLIPTHKGLQVYGAVKDKKIADVAMTAEWEMALQKIENNDANADAFHRDMETYATFITRELLDTGIAKEKQPELTCPKCKSRQLLVWNKVVKCPDEACGWLQFRIVCGVPLSVADIESLVTKGKTNLIKGMKSNSGNKFNAYIVMNDKAETSFEFENRKPKRK, from the coding sequence CCCTGCCCATATTGCCCAACCCTTTTTTACTGACGGTACGAAAGATTAAAAAGGACAAAAGCTATGTTCCCGATAACGGGGCATTAAAACAGTTAAATATTATCGAACAGGTCATCGGCAGATGCGATAGTATTATCGTGGCTACCGATGCCGGACGTGAGGGGGAACTCATCTTTAGGTATATCTATGAATACCTAAAGTGCCGGAAACCTTTCGAACGTTTATGGATAAGCTCGCTCACGGAAAAGGCGATTAAACAGGGTTTTGACAACCTAAAAGCCGGAAGCGATTTTGACGGGCTATACAGAGCCGGACAAGGACGGAGCAAAGCCGATTGGCTTGTGGGCATCAATGCCTCGCAGGCGTTGAGCATTTCGGCAGGGCGTGGCGTTTACTCGCTTGGTAGAGTACAAACGCCTACGCTTGCCCTCATCTGCAAGCGGTATTTGGAAAACAAAGACTTTGCCGTCAAGAAATACTTTCAAATCCAGTTGGAACACCGCAAAGAATTTACGGACTTTAAGAGCCTTTCCAAAACCAAATGGGATGACAGGAAACTTGCTGACGATACGCTAAAATCCATTCAGCGTAACGGAACAGCGACCGTTACGGCAATGGAAACCAAAACAGTTACGGAGCAACCGCCTTTACTGTTCGACCTTACGGGGTTGCAGAAAGAAGCCAATAAAAGAGCATCCTATACTGCCGAGGAAACATTGAACATTGCCCAAAGCCTGTATGAAAAGAAGTTTATCACCTATCCACGTACAGGGAGTAAATATATTCCCGAAGATATGTGGTCGGAAATCCCTGCACTGGTAAGGAATTTGGAAGCCCGTGCTTCCTGCAAAAAAGCGGTCGGAAAAGTGAAATGGGGGCGTTTCAATAAACGCATAGTGAACGATGTAAAAGTAACAGACCACCACGGTCTGTTGATTACCGAGAAAATCCCATCCGAATTAACAGCGCATGAAAATGTTATCTATGATATGATTGCGTACCGCCTACTGGAAGCCCTTTCGTCTGCCTGTACCAAAGAAATAACCGACATCGGATTGCAGGCTTTTCACTATGATTTTACACTGAAAGGGTGTAAAATCATAGAAGCCGGCTGGCGTGGCATCAAGGGAAAATTCACGGATGAGGACAGCGACCCTGTGCAGGAACTGCCGGAATTAAAGGTGGGCGATGAGCTGAAAATCAAAGTGGCATCCGTACTGGAAAAGATAACCAAACCGCCTGTGCTTTATACCGAGGCAGGTCTGTTGTCCGCAATGGAAAATGCCGGAAAAGAGATTGACAACGAGGACGAACGGAAAGCCCTAAAAGACATCGGCATCGGTACACCTGCCACAAGAGCCTCCATTATAGAAACGCTTTTTAAGAGGGATTACATTCGGCGTGAAAAGAAATCCCTAATCCCTACCCATAAGGGATTGCAGGTTTACGGGGCGGTTAAGGACAAAAAGATTGCGGATGTAGCCATGACCGCCGAATGGGAAATGGCTTTGCAGAAAATCGAGAACAACGATGCAAATGCAGATGCTTTTCACCGTGATATGGAAACCTATGCCACTTTCATTACACGGGAACTTTTGGACACGGGCATTGCCAAAGAAAAGCAACCCGAACTGACGTGCCCTAAATGCAAGAGCCGTCAGCTATTGGTTTGGAACAAAGTTGTAAAATGCCCCGATGAGGCTTGTGGTTGGCTTCAATTCCGTATTGTGTGCGGAGTGCCGTTGAGCGTTGCCGACATAGAAAGCCTTGTGACCAAAGGAAAGACCAATCTTATCAAAGGCATGAAAAGCAATTCGGGCAATAAATTCAATGCCTATATCGTCATGAACGATAAAGCCGAAACCTCCTTTGAATTTGAGAACAGGAAACCAAAAAGGAAATAA
- a CDS encoding class I SAM-dependent methyltransferase has translation MGIDKVIKPDNTAVRTALWRALHVQTDAKPHIFEDEIGFKLIAPDDDWQERPDMKYTKRLRASIVARSRFIEDIAKEQIAKGIKQYVLLGAGLDSFAQRNTEISSQVDIYEIDQPDTLTWKEEKLIENGYKIPGNLHFVPVDFEISSWWDELLNKGFNVKQRAFVSCIGVTLYLTKEAITDTLKKMTLLAPGSTIAMAFYLPLELLDEEDKPLMEMSIKGAAASGTPFVSFFSVEETVKLAEKVGLKEIQTISTKDMTEKYFKNRTDDLLPASGEFFLVAKT, from the coding sequence ATGGGAATAGATAAAGTCATAAAGCCGGATAATACCGCAGTAAGAACCGCATTATGGAGAGCGTTACACGTTCAGACAGATGCAAAACCTCATATATTTGAAGATGAAATAGGATTCAAGTTAATTGCACCTGATGATGATTGGCAGGAACGGCCTGACATGAAATATACCAAGCGGCTGCGGGCTTCTATCGTAGCCCGTTCACGTTTTATTGAAGATATAGCTAAAGAGCAAATCGCAAAAGGCATAAAACAATACGTTTTACTTGGTGCAGGATTGGATAGTTTTGCCCAACGAAATACGGAAATCAGTTCGCAAGTTGATATTTATGAAATTGACCAACCCGACACATTAACGTGGAAAGAAGAAAAGCTGATTGAAAACGGCTATAAAATCCCCGGCAATCTCCACTTTGTACCTGTCGATTTTGAAATCTCATCTTGGTGGGATGAGCTATTAAATAAAGGTTTTAATGTTAAACAGAGGGCTTTTGTGTCTTGTATCGGTGTTACGCTTTATCTTACCAAAGAAGCGATTACCGACACACTGAAAAAAATGACTTTGCTTGCACCTGGTTCTACTATTGCAATGGCCTTTTATCTGCCATTGGAATTACTTGATGAAGAGGACAAGCCATTAATGGAAATGTCGATAAAAGGAGCGGCAGCTTCAGGTACTCCTTTTGTAAGTTTTTTTTCGGTTGAAGAAACTGTAAAACTCGCTGAAAAAGTAGGTTTAAAAGAAATACAGACAATCTCCACAAAAGATATGACGGAAAAATACTTTAAGAACAGAACCGACGACCTTCTACCAGCAAGCGGAGAATTTTTTTTAGTAGCAAAGACCTGA
- the erm gene encoding 23S ribosomal RNA methyltransferase Erm, producing the protein MKKRSLPVRFTGQHFTIDTILINDAIRLAEIQKGDVVLDIGAGSGFLTVHLVKHSTNVIAIENDNRLVSELRSKFRVNKNVTIIGLDYRKFSVPQKNFKVVSNIPFALTSEILKSLMYTNIEFFKQGCLIMQFESAKKLVRKKYFNPYTVFYHTFFEVRFIYEINPESFMPPPTVKSALVKIGKKKCTDNIGAEMKEKYLSFLHFMMRFPDLPSKTVLKKLFRKQQVRELAESYGLVLDKPVFSMSAEQFLGCFVSMLTLVPIDYHPNLL; encoded by the coding sequence ATGAAAAAGCGTAGCCTACCCGTAAGGTTTACGGGGCAACACTTTACAATTGATACCATCCTGATAAATGACGCCATTCGATTGGCAGAGATACAAAAAGGAGATGTCGTTTTAGATATTGGTGCCGGTTCTGGATTTTTGACGGTACATTTGGTCAAACATTCTACAAATGTCATAGCAATTGAGAACGATAACCGTTTAGTCTCTGAATTACGGTCAAAATTTAGGGTTAATAAAAATGTTACCATAATCGGGCTGGACTACAGAAAGTTTTCAGTGCCACAAAAAAACTTTAAAGTGGTGTCCAATATACCTTTTGCGTTAACTTCTGAAATTCTTAAGTCCCTAATGTACACCAATATTGAGTTTTTTAAGCAAGGGTGCTTGATAATGCAATTTGAGTCTGCTAAAAAACTTGTTAGGAAAAAGTATTTTAATCCGTATACAGTTTTCTACCACACATTTTTTGAGGTGAGATTTATTTATGAAATTAATCCCGAAAGCTTCATGCCACCACCAACTGTAAAATCAGCTTTAGTGAAAATCGGCAAAAAGAAATGTACGGATAATATTGGTGCCGAAATGAAGGAAAAATATCTCAGCTTTCTTCATTTTATGATGAGGTTCCCCGATTTACCCTCAAAAACTGTTTTAAAGAAACTGTTCAGAAAGCAACAGGTTAGAGAGCTTGCAGAGAGTTACGGTCTGGTGTTGGACAAACCCGTATTCTCAATGTCTGCTGAGCAATTTTTGGGCTGTTTTGTGAGCATGTTGACACTTGTTCCGATTGATTACCACCCTAATCTTCTTTAA
- a CDS encoding Crp/Fnr family transcriptional regulator — protein MGHIREYYERILKLQETEWEFIASHFDRRVFAKNETITRQGETEKYLSFVETGIVRFYIPDDENELTFNFCFDKEFTCAYNSFLTQTPSEYELQALTETVVWQISYDDLQKVYAETKAGNYLGRFVSEKLFLQKSKRELSLLKHTAKERYLNLFNEQPDILKFIPLKYVASYIGITPQALSRIRRQIA, from the coding sequence ATGGGGCACATCAGAGAATACTACGAGCGGATACTAAAATTGCAGGAAACAGAATGGGAATTTATAGCTTCCCACTTTGACAGGAGGGTTTTTGCCAAAAACGAAACCATCACACGACAGGGCGAAACAGAAAAATACCTTTCCTTTGTAGAAACAGGCATCGTTCGATTTTATATTCCAGATGATGAAAACGAACTGACTTTTAATTTCTGTTTTGATAAAGAATTTACCTGTGCTTACAATTCATTCCTGACCCAGACACCATCTGAATACGAATTGCAGGCATTGACGGAAACCGTGGTTTGGCAAATATCTTATGATGATTTGCAAAAAGTATATGCAGAGACCAAAGCAGGAAACTATTTAGGGCGTTTTGTGTCGGAGAAACTGTTTTTGCAAAAAAGCAAAAGAGAATTATCGCTTTTAAAACATACGGCAAAAGAAAGGTATCTAAACCTGTTCAATGAACAACCCGATATTTTAAAATTTATTCCATTAAAATACGTTGCTTCCTATATCGGGATAACACCACAGGCTTTGAGCCGGATACGCAGGCAAATTGCATAG
- the def gene encoding peptide deformylase gives MKRSILAYGHHILKQKCNYIEKDYPELDKLIADMWETMENANGCGLASPQIGLPIRLFIVDSKSTFDNLGEEDRKFYFPQDDKGIMETFINAKIIQRSEELWDDEEGCLSIPNLFYKVKRNWAITIEYYNRNFEKQIRTFSGTTARMIQHEYDHTEGVLYLDYLKPLTKRLMASKLQKILKGQIVPAYPMNFIR, from the coding sequence ATGAAACGATCCATCTTAGCATACGGACACCATATCTTAAAACAGAAATGCAACTACATCGAAAAGGATTATCCTGAATTGGATAAATTAATTGCCGATATGTGGGAAACGATGGAAAATGCCAATGGTTGCGGATTGGCATCACCACAGATAGGACTTCCAATTAGATTGTTTATCGTGGACAGCAAATCCACTTTTGACAACCTCGGAGAAGAAGACAGAAAGTTTTATTTCCCCCAAGATGATAAAGGCATAATGGAAACTTTCATCAATGCCAAAATCATCCAACGGTCTGAAGAGCTTTGGGATGACGAAGAGGGCTGTTTAAGTATTCCAAATTTATTCTACAAAGTAAAGCGGAATTGGGCGATAACGATTGAATATTATAATCGGAATTTTGAAAAGCAAATCCGTACATTCAGTGGAACGACCGCGCGAATGATACAGCACGAATACGACCATACCGAGGGAGTTCTCTACCTCGATTATCTCAAGCCTTTAACAAAAAGGCTTATGGCTTCCAAACTTCAAAAAATCCTAAAAGGTCAAATTGTACCAGCCTATCCCATGAACTTCATACGATAG
- a CDS encoding IS1182 family transposase — protein MQGRKQFTPQLFYQTSLESLVPKDNFYRILLTTLDLHFLYSSTGKYYGSEGQESIDPVVFFKILLVGYLNNINSDRALLRFCADSLSIRLFLGYDLNEELPWHSTISRTRKLYGEEVFLDLFRKVLYLCIEKGMVRGKRQAVDSAFIKANASMDSLLEKEVLEDASAFVNELEENSEYKVTSERKKLVERHHAWKKEAYKDMPANSNSQRKDEDGEEIRPKYLSNHTHYSPTDPDAKISTKPGKPRQLNYAGQLAVDDAHHVITGACASTAGSKDSTILHEILDQTISNFHAHEMEMEELIADAGYSSGEALQYLEDKGINAWIPNFGQYKAERAGFTYNTLLNRYECHKADGNKAILLFKGTKTDSKGYSKHIYRSSERDCGNCPLRAECCGKVSRFKKLDDSIHKPLYDKMHQKLSQNKAYHRRLVKRRSSTVEPVLGTLLNHHNMKRLNSRGMAQANKHVLMAALCYNLKKYLKFERKKPQLLALAKAKLCFFKKRLYLLVFSR, from the coding sequence ATGCAAGGACGCAAGCAGTTTACGCCCCAATTATTTTATCAGACAAGTTTGGAAAGCCTGGTTCCCAAAGACAATTTTTACCGGATCCTACTGACAACATTAGACCTTCACTTCCTGTATTCTTCCACAGGTAAGTATTATGGTAGTGAAGGTCAGGAAAGCATAGATCCCGTGGTATTCTTTAAGATCCTTCTTGTGGGTTACCTCAACAACATCAATAGCGATAGGGCTTTGCTGCGCTTTTGTGCCGATAGCCTAAGCATCCGCCTGTTTTTGGGCTATGATCTCAATGAGGAATTGCCCTGGCACTCCACCATCTCCAGAACGAGGAAATTATATGGCGAGGAGGTCTTTCTGGATCTCTTCCGTAAAGTGCTTTACCTGTGCATCGAAAAAGGAATGGTCCGTGGTAAGCGTCAGGCAGTAGACTCAGCCTTTATCAAGGCCAATGCCAGTATGGATAGTTTATTGGAGAAAGAGGTACTGGAAGATGCCTCTGCTTTTGTGAACGAACTGGAAGAGAACAGCGAATATAAAGTAACCAGCGAAAGGAAAAAACTGGTAGAGCGCCACCATGCATGGAAAAAGGAAGCTTATAAGGATATGCCGGCAAATAGCAATAGCCAGCGCAAAGATGAAGATGGCGAAGAGATCCGTCCCAAATACCTGAGCAACCATACGCATTACTCTCCTACAGATCCTGATGCTAAAATATCTACTAAACCGGGGAAACCAAGACAATTGAATTATGCTGGTCAATTGGCGGTAGACGATGCCCATCACGTAATCACCGGAGCCTGTGCCAGTACGGCAGGCAGTAAGGACAGTACCATCCTGCATGAAATATTAGACCAAACGATCAGCAATTTCCATGCGCATGAAATGGAAATGGAAGAGCTTATAGCCGATGCAGGTTACAGCAGCGGAGAAGCATTGCAATATCTGGAAGACAAAGGTATAAATGCCTGGATCCCCAATTTTGGTCAATACAAAGCCGAAAGAGCAGGTTTTACCTACAACACGCTCCTTAACCGATACGAATGCCATAAGGCGGACGGAAATAAAGCTATTCTGCTTTTTAAAGGAACCAAAACCGATAGTAAGGGCTATAGCAAACATATTTACCGGAGCAGCGAAAGGGACTGTGGGAATTGTCCTTTGCGAGCGGAATGCTGTGGTAAGGTCAGCCGTTTCAAAAAGCTTGATGACAGTATCCATAAACCACTTTACGACAAGATGCATCAAAAGCTCAGCCAGAACAAAGCTTACCATCGTAGATTGGTAAAACGCCGGAGTTCCACGGTAGAGCCGGTTTTGGGAACCCTGCTCAACCACCACAACATGAAACGGTTGAACAGCCGCGGGATGGCACAGGCGAACAAGCATGTGCTAATGGCAGCGCTATGCTATAATTTGAAGAAATACCTGAAGTTTGAACGTAAAAAGCCTCAATTATTAGCTTTGGCCAAGGCAAAGCTTTGTTTCTTCAAAAAGAGATTGTATCTGCTTGTTTTTAGCCGATAA
- a CDS encoding MarR family winged helix-turn-helix transcriptional regulator — translation MREKQPNSIIEKFRTASRQYSDASIFMHEAIARKAGLSGADHKYLGLILQHKELTAGEIAKLTGLTTGAVTGLIDRLEKKKLLKRQFTKDDRRKVIIIPNVENSMKLLQPIFNELQQRTTALINSFSEKEIHIIERYFVEATTIMNETTDNLNNK, via the coding sequence ATGAGAGAAAAGCAACCAAACAGCATAATTGAAAAATTCAGAACTGCAAGCCGACAGTATTCTGATGCTTCCATTTTTATGCACGAAGCCATTGCACGAAAGGCAGGTTTATCAGGAGCAGACCACAAGTATTTAGGACTAATACTTCAACACAAAGAATTAACCGCAGGCGAAATTGCTAAACTGACAGGACTTACAACAGGTGCGGTTACAGGTTTAATTGACCGTTTGGAAAAGAAAAAGTTATTGAAAAGACAGTTTACAAAAGACGACAGGCGAAAGGTAATTATCATTCCGAATGTTGAAAATAGTATGAAACTTTTACAACCGATTTTCAATGAACTGCAACAAAGAACGACAGCTCTTATCAATTCGTTTTCTGAAAAAGAAATCCATATCATTGAACGATACTTTGTAGAAGCAACCACCATAATGAATGAAACAACAGATAATTTAAACAATAAATAA
- a CDS encoding VOC family protein: protein MKRAIDWFEIYTSDFDRAKKFYTTVFDCGFNETTVNNERHSRMRYAIFESSENKQEIGGALVRMDEAKPGIGGVLIYFATEEINTALNRVEAAGGKVIRRKLNVGDFGSIALIEDTEGNMIGLHAKK from the coding sequence ATGAAAAGAGCAATTGATTGGTTTGAAATTTATACATCCGATTTTGACAGGGCAAAGAAATTTTACACAACAGTATTTGACTGCGGATTTAATGAAACGACAGTGAACAACGAAAGACACAGCCGAATGAGGTATGCCATTTTTGAAAGCAGTGAAAACAAGCAAGAGATTGGCGGTGCGCTTGTTAGAATGGATGAAGCAAAACCCGGTATTGGCGGTGTTTTAATTTATTTTGCAACCGAAGAAATCAATACAGCATTAAACCGTGTTGAAGCTGCCGGCGGAAAAGTTATTCGTCGAAAGTTGAACGTGGGGGATTTTGGTTCTATTGCTTTAATAGAAGATACAGAGGGGAATATGATTGGATTACATGCTAAAAAATAG